A single genomic interval of Pseudochaenichthys georgianus chromosome 3, fPseGeo1.2, whole genome shotgun sequence harbors:
- the LOC139433654 gene encoding adhesive plaque matrix protein-like, which yields MNPLFPPSFPSSSSSYATSMHPLFPPSFPTSMNPLFPPSFPSSSSSYATSMHPLFPPSFPTSMNPLFPPSFPTSMHPLFPPSFPTSSSYYLHVSLIPSILPYLHASLIPSILPYLLLLLPPRIPYSLHPSLPPRIPYSLHPSLPPPATSMHPLFPPSFPTSSYATSMHPLFPPSFPTSSYATSMHPLFPPSFLTSSSYYATSMHPLFPPSFLTSSSSYAISMYPLFPLSFPTSMHPLFPPSFPSSSSATSTYPLFPPPFPTSSSYATSMYPLFPPFFPTSMHPLFPPSFLTSSSYAISIYPLFPPSFPTSIHPLFPPSFPTSSSYATSMYPLFPPSFPTSIQPLFPPSFPTSMYPLFPPSFPTSIQPVFPPSFPTSIHPIFPPSFPTSSSCYIHASLIPSIHPYLHASLIPSILPYLHSTRIPSIVPYLHSSHIPSIVPYLLLLLLPPMYHYFPQSFPYLLLLLPPCIPYSLHPSLPPPPATSMHPLFPPSFPTSSSCYLHASLIPSILPYLLLLLPPFLPYSLHPSLPPPPATSMHPLFPPSFPTSSSCYLHASRIPSILPYLLLLLPPCIPYSLHPFPTSSSCYLHASRIPSILPYLLLLLPPCIPYSLHPSPPPPATSMHPLFPPSFPTSSYATSMHPLFPPSFPTSSSSCYLHASLIPSILPHLLLLLHASLIPSIFPTSSYATSMHPLFPPSFPTLLLCYLHASRIPSILPYLLLLLPPCIPYSLHPSPPPPATSMHPLFPPSFPTSSYATSMHPLFPPSFPTSSLSSPYIQNMLR from the coding sequence ATGAATCCCTTATTCCCTCCATCCttcccttcctcctcctcctcctatgCTACCTCCATGCATCCCTTATTCCCTCCATCCTTCCCTACCTCCATGAATCCCTTATTCCCTCCATCCttcccttcctcctcctcctcctatgCTACCTCCATGCATCCCTTATTCCCTCCATCCTTCCCTACCTCCATGAATCCCTTATTCCCTCCATCCTTCCCTACCTCCATGCATCCCTTATTCCCTCCATCCTTCCCTACCTCCTCCTCCTACTACCTCCACGTATCCCTTATTCCCTCCATCCTTCCCTACCTCCATGCATCCCTTATTCCCTCCATCCTTCCCTACCTCCTCCTCCTACTACCTCCACGTATCCCTTATTCCCTCCATCCTTCCCTACCTCCACGCATCCCTTATTCCCTCCATCCTTCCCTACCTCCCCCTGCTACCTCCATGCATCCCTTATTCCCTCCATCCTTCCCTACCTCCTCCTATGCTACCTCCATGCATCCCTTATTCCCTCCATCCTTCCCTACCTCCTCCTATGCTACCTCCATGCATCCCTTATTCCCTCCATCCTTCCTTACCTCCTCCTCCTACTATGCTACCTCCATGCATCCCTTATTCCCTCCATCCTTCCttacctcctcctcttcctatGCTATCTCCATGTATCCCTTATTCCCTCTATCCTTCCCTACCTCCATGCATCCCTTGTTCCCTCCATCCttcccttcctcctcctctgctaCCTCCACGTATCCCTTATTCCCTCCACCCTTCCCTACCTCCTCCTCTTATGCTACCTCCATGTATCCGTTATTCCCTCCATTCTTCCCTACCTCCATGCATCCCTTATTCCCTCCATCCTTCCTTACCTCCTCCTCCTATGCTATCTCCATTTATCCCTTATTCCCTCCATCCTTCCCTACCTCCATTCATCCCTTATTCCCTCCATCCTTCCCTACCTCCTCCTCCTATGCTACCTCCATGTATCCCTTATTCCCTCCATCCTTCCCTACCTCCATTCAACCCTTATTCCCTCCATCCTTCCCTACCTCCATGTATCCCTTATTCCCTCCATCCTTCCCTACCTCCATTCAACCCGTATTCCCTCCATCGTTCCCTACCTCCATTCATCCCATATTCCCTCCATCGTTCCctacctcctcctcctgctacatccatgcatcccttattccctccatccatccctaCCTCCATGCATCCCTTATTCCCTCCATCCTTCCCTACCTCCATTCAACCCGTATTCCCTCCATCGTTCCCTACCTCCATTCATCCCATATTCCCTCCATCGTTCcctacctcctcctcctcctgctaccTCCCATGTATCACTATTTCCCTCAATCCTTCCCctacctcctcctcctgctaccTCCATGCATCCCTTATTCCCTCCATCCTTCCctacctcctcctcctgctaccTCCATGCATCCCTTATTCCCTCCATCCTTCCctacctcctcctcctgctaccTCCATGCATCCCTTATTCCCTCCATCCTTCCCTACCTCCTACTCCTGCTACCTCCATTCCTCCCTTATTCCCTCCATCCTTCCctacctcctcctcctgctaccTCCATGCATCCCTTATTCCCTCCATCCTTCCctacctcctcctcctgctaccTCCATGCATCCCGTATTCCCTCCATCCTTCCctacctcctcctcctgctaccTCCATGCATCCCTTATTCCCTCCATCCCTTCCctacctcctcctcctgctaccTCCATGCATCCCGTATTCCCTCCATCCTTCCctacctcctcctcctgctaccTCCATGCATCCCTTATTCCCTCCATCCTTCCCCACCTCCTCCTGCTACCTCCATGCATCCCTTATTCCCTCCATCCTTCCCCACCTCCTCCTATGCTACCTCCATGCATCCCTTATTCCCTCCATCCTTCcctacctcctcctcctcctgctaccTCCATGCATCCCTTATTCCCTCCATCCTTCCCCACCTCCTCCTGCTACTCCATGCATCCcttattccctccatcttccCCACCTCCTCCTATGCTACCTCCATGCATCCCTTATTCCCTCCATCCTTCCCCACCCTCCTCCTATGCTACCTCCATGCATCCCGTATTCCCTCCATCCTTCCctacctcctcctcctgctaccTCCATGCATCCCTTATTCCCTCCATCCTTCCCCACCTCCTCCTGCTACCTCCATGCATCCCTTATTCCCTCCATCCTTCCCCACCTCCTCCTATGCTACCTCCATGCATCCCTTATTCCCTCCATCCTTCCccacctcctctctctcctccccatACATACAGAACATGCTGCGTTAG